A single Aspergillus puulaauensis MK2 DNA, chromosome 7, nearly complete sequence DNA region contains:
- a CDS encoding putative mitochondrial carrier protein (COG:C;~EggNog:ENOG410PIKK;~InterPro:IPR018108,IPR023395,IPR002067;~PFAM:PF00153;~TransMembrane:4 (i124-146o166-186i225-248o268-290i);~go_process: GO:0055085 - transmembrane transport [Evidence IEA]), which translates to MFSGEHNTSEASSSSNEQKVAVPDSPPSQTVHMPPAVTSNPNSTLVTRIERFAVRVPDWYVAPFCGASAGVASGIVTCPLDVIKTKLQAQGGFVRRGKLIEASTLYRGMLGTGRVIWREDGIRGLYQGLGPMLLGYLPTWAVYLAVYDRSREYFYETTDNWWLSRGYASITAGACSTIATNPIWVIKTRLMSQSLRATTEGFRAPWQYSGTWDAARKMYMTEGFLSFYSGLTPALLGLAHVAIQFPLYEYLKMAFTGYSIGEHPDTGSSHWVGIGCATFLSKICASTVTYPHEVLRTRLQTQQRTQPSPSPEEIAFRGGLGGMDPARGAGASSSDGMPNKPRYSGIIRTCQTILQEEGWRAFYSGIGTNLFRAVPAAMTTMLTYEYLRKLIGHMKHEGAAKLRMEEEQNPPRAI; encoded by the exons ATGTTTTCAGGAGAACACAACACATCAGAggcatccagcagctctaACGAGCAGAAGGTAGCAGTTCCCGACAGCCCTCCGTCGCAGACCGTTCATATGCCCCCCGCGGTTACGTCAAATCCGAATTCGACCCTCGTCACCCGCATCGAGCGCTTCGCTGTCCGTGTGCCGGACTGGTACGTCGCTCCATTTTGCGGGGCCAGTGCAGGTGTAGCTTCAGGGATTGTGACATGTCCGCTCGATGTGATCAAGACGAAGCTCCAGGCCCAGGGAGGTTTCGTGCGGCGAGGGAAGTTAATAGAGGCGAGCACATTATACCGAGGCATGCTGGGCACTGGGAGGGTAATTTGGAGAGAAGATGGTATTCGAGGCCTTTACCAGGGCCTAGGTCCAATGCTTTTAGGTTATCTGCCTACATGGGCGGTATACCTAGCAGTTTATGACCGTTCACGAGAATACTTTTATGAGACTACTG ATAATTGGTGGTTATCGAGAGGATACGCCTCTATAACAGCGGGAGCATGTTCTACCATTGCTACCAACCCCATCTGGGTAATCAAGACACGGCTTATGTCCCAGAGCCTAAGGGCCACTACAGAGGGATTTCGAGCCCCTTGGCAGTACAGCGGCACGTGGGACGCAGCCCGCAAGATGTACATGACTGAGGGGTTTCTTTCATTTTATTCAGGCTTGACACCGGCTTTGCTGGGGCTGGCGCACGTTGCTATCCAATTCCCTCTTTATGAATACCTGAAAATGGCATTTACCGGCTACAGTATTGGAGAACACCCTGATACCGGAAGTTCCCACTGGGTTGGAATCGGTTGCGCAACATTTCTGAGTAAGATATGTGCTAGCACTGTCACATACCCGCATGAGGTACTACGGACGAGACTCCAAACACAGCAAAGGACCCAACCGTCTCCTTCACCCGAGGAGATTGCATTCCGGGGAGGGTTGGGAGGCATGGATCCCGCGCGAGGTGCAGGGGCGTCATCATCCGACGGCATGCCCAACAAACCTCGTTATTCGGGGATTATCCGTACATGCCAAACGATTCTACAGGAGGAAGGGTGGCGGGCGTTCTACTCGGGTATCGGAACCAATCTGTTTCGAGCTGTTCCCGCTGCCATGACCACAATGCTCACGTATGAGTATCTCCGAAAGCTCATCGGACACATGAAACATGAGGGAGCAGCGAAGCTCCGAATGGAGGAGGAACAAAACCCCCCAAGAGCAATCTAG
- the QCR7 gene encoding ubiquinol--cytochrome-c reductase subunit 7 (BUSCO:EOG09265G9U;~COG:C;~EggNog:ENOG410PRDI;~InterPro:IPR036544,IPR003197;~PFAM:PF02271;~go_component: GO:0005750 - mitochondrial respiratory chain complex III [Evidence IEA];~go_process: GO:0006122 - mitochondrial electron transport, ubiquinol to cytochrome c [Evidence IEA]), with protein MSAPSIANYIAKRPFLRRWMQPIANWYVDAAGYRKLGLRFDDLVPEENLTVQTALKRLPPKEAYDRVFRIRRAFQCSISHTLLPVEEHTKPSEDVEYLSPIIREIEKENKEREDLDNLAVKR; from the exons ATGTCGGCCCCTTCTATCGCCAACTACATTGCCAAGCGCCCTTTCCTGAGGCGCTGGATGCAGCCCATTGCCAACTGGTATGTCGACGCTGCTGGCTACAGGAAACTCGGTCTCAG ATTCGATGACCTGGTTCCCGAGGAGAACTTGACCGTTCAGACTGCTCTCAAGCGTCTTCCCCCTAAGGAGGCCTACGACCGTGTCTTCCGTATCCGCAGAGCTTTCCAG TGCTCTATTTCGCACACCCTTCTCCCCGTCGAGGAGCACACCAAGCCCAGCGAG GATGTCGAGTACCTGAGCCCCATCATccgcgagatcgagaaggagaacaaGGAACGTGAGGACCTCGACAACCTTGCCGTCAAGCGGTAA
- the alkA gene encoding DNA-3-methyladenine glycosylase II (BUSCO:EOG09264X9R;~COG:L;~EggNog:ENOG410PJVX;~InterPro:IPR011257,IPR003265;~PFAM:PF00730;~go_function: GO:0003824 - catalytic activity [Evidence IEA];~go_process: GO:0006281 - DNA repair [Evidence IEA];~go_process: GO:0006284 - base-excision repair [Evidence IEA]), translated as MALRRSSRLSAVLPLKPTIQAPQPSNGITKARKPSTKEKKKKTQTITNITSHPQSVPESDDASDKPNPTTTAPPLNPVSNNNSTTPSTSTNYWDSPATTATTSNTTPTSNSRPQTPPPLNRPVEPHRTNATLLTPHGSSLVTYPPGTADISPSKSGLPRPTATTGTLLEQAIAHLIATDARLEPLIKAHHCALFSPEGLAEKIDPFRSLVGTIIGQQVSGAAARSIREKFVALLFGLNHAGKSRAEDYFPTPEEIVKCDIATLRTAGLSQRKAEYIQGLAEKFASGELSARMLLNASDEDLLEKLTAVRGLGRWSVEMFACFTLKRTDVFSTGDLGVQRGCAAFLGKDVSKLKAKGGKFKYMSENDMLELAAKFSPYRTLFMWYMWRVEEVDVSVMTG; from the exons ATGGCCCTCCGCCGCTCCTCCCGACTGAGCGCAGTGCTCCCCCTCAAACCAACCATCCAAGCACCGCAACCCAGCAACGGAATCACAAAAGCTCGGAAACCATCaacgaaggaaaagaagaagaagacacaAACAATCACGAATATAACCTCGCATCCCCAATCTGTCCCAGAATCAGACGATGCCTCCGacaaacccaacccaacaaccaccgcaCCCCCGCTCAATCCcgtcagcaacaacaatagCACCACCCCCAGCACGAGTACAAACTACTGGGACAgtccagcaacaacagcaacaacatcgAACACAACTCCAACCTCCAACTCACGCCCTCAAACCCCTCCCCCACTCAACCGCCCCGTCGAACCGCACCGAACAAACGCAACCCTCCTAACCCCCCACGGCTCCTCCCTCGTCACCTACCCACCAGGAACAGCAGACATCTCGCCCTCGAAATCCGGCCTACCCCGCCCCACCGCAACAACCGGCACGCTGCTCGAGCAGGCAATCGCACACCTAATAGCCACAGACGCCCGTCTGGAACCGCTCATCAAAGCGCACCACTGCGCGCTATTCTCGCCCGAGGGCCTGGCCGAGAAAATCGACCCcttccgcagcctcgtcGGCACGATAATCGGGCAGCAGGTTTCCGGtgcggcggcgaggtcgaTCCGTGAGAAATTTGTGGCGCTGTTGTTTGGGCTGAATCACGCGGGAAAGAGCCGCGCGGAGGATTACTTCCCTACGCCGGAGGAGATTGTCAAGTGCGACATTGCTACGTTACGGACCGCGGGATTGTCGCAGCGCAAGGCGGAGTATATCCAGGGGCTTGCGGAGAAGTTTGCGAGTGGCGAGTTGAGTGCGCGGATGCTGCTGAATGCTAGTGACGAGGACCTGTTGGAGAAATTGACTGCGGTGAGGGGGTTGGGGAGATGGTCTGTGGAGATGTTTGCTTGTTTTACGCTTAAGCGAACGGATGTGTTTTCGACGGGGGATTTGGGTGTTCA GAGGGGCTGTGCTGCTTTCTTAGGTAAAGATGTGAGTAAACTCAAGGCAAAGGGCGGTAAGTTCAAGTACATGTCGGAGAATGACATGTTAGAGCTGGCGGCCAAGTTCTCACCGTATAG AACCCTCTTTATGTGGTATATGTGGCGTGTAGAGGAAGTTGACGTAAGTGTCATGACTGGTTGA
- the ecm33 gene encoding GPI-anchored protein Ecm33 (COG:S;~EggNog:ENOG410PNH7;~InterPro:IPR032675;~PFAM:PF12454;~SECRETED:SignalP(1-19)) yields MAFLKYALPALAAAQAVLADNCGSGKTITIKSQSDLDSYNSCKTIDGDVELDPSFGGTITINGVQRIKGALTSNGGDNITDISAPELTTIDDALHLEGTVRLSNLNLPQLTEVGSINLQAVPELQHLGFDKGVTKANDVQIVNTGLTSLDGISLNAVSKLVVTDNTDLEKVDVNNLKNATNLINFAGNYKDLEIMLPNLASGSNLTIRNVSSVSLPSLKKLEGQLGFWGNKFSSLSAPNLTETGDLVFEDNSNLNNLSLPALETVNGGFLITRNDKLSSISFPKLATVTGAIDFSGAFDKATLPALKSVKGGFNMQSSGNFSCEKFNDWKDNTIHGKYKCESEAKDPATADGSSGSGTSGSGSSSDDDKDGAAVLTAANLPIMGAAAIFGVLAQYAF; encoded by the exons ATGGCTTTCCTCAAGTACGCTCTTCCCGCCCTCGCTGCGGCCCAGGCCGTTCTCGCCGACA ACTGTGGTTCTGGCAagaccatcaccatcaagaGCCAGAGCGACCTTGACAGCTACAACAGCTGCAAGACTAtcgatggcgatgtcgagCTGGACCCCAGCTTCGGtggcaccatcaccatcaatgGTGTCCAGAGAATTAAGGGTGCTCTGACCAGCAACGGCGGTGACAACATTACTGATATCTCTGCTCCTGAACTTACCACCATCGATGACGCCCTCCACCTCGAGGGTACTGTGAGACTCAgcaacctcaacctccctcAGCTCACAGAGGTCGGTTCTATCAACTTGCAGGCTGTTCCCGAGCTCCAGCACCTCGGTTTCGACAAGGGTGTCACCAAGGCAAATGACGTTCAGATTGTCAACACTGGTCTGACTTCCCTGGACGGAATCTCGCTCAACGCTGTCAGCAAGCTTGTCGTCACCGACAACACCGACCTCGAGAAGGTTGACGTGAACAACCTGAAGAACGCCACCAACCTGATCAACTTCGCTGGTAACTACAAGGACCTCGAGATCATGCTTCCCAACTTGGCTTCCGGATCGAACTTGACCATCCGTAACGTCAGCTCCGTCTCGCTTCCCTCTCTCAAGAAGCTTGAGGGACAGCTGGGTTTCTGGGGTAACAagttctcttctctttctgccCCCAACCTTACCGAGACTGGTGACCTTGTTTTCGAGGACAACTCCAACCTGAACAACCTCAGCCTTCCCGCTCTGGAGACTGTCAACGGTGGTTTCTTGATCACTCGCAACGACAAGCTCAGCTCTATCAGCTTCCCTAAGCTCGCTACCGTCACCGGTGCCATCGACTTCAGCGGTGCTTTCGACAA GGCTACTCTTCCTGCCCTCAAGAGCGTCAAGGGTGGTTTCAACATGCAGAGCAGTGGTAACTTCAGCTGTGAGAAGTTCAACGACTGGAAGGACAACACCATCCACGGAAAGTACAAGTGTGAGTCTGAGGCCAAGGACCCCGCCACTGCCGACGGTTCTTCTGGTTCCGGCACTTCTGGAAGTGGCAGCAGTAgcgacgatgacaaggatggTGCCGCCGTCCTTACCGCTGCTAACCTCCCCATCATGGGTGCTGCCGCCATCTTCGGTGTTCTTGCCCAGTATGCTTTCTAA
- a CDS encoding putative HLH DNA binding domain protein (COG:L;~EggNog:ENOG410Q1Z8), giving the protein MASITDDASQRCHLPGVRTISSTSSPADMTEDRRLPPLPRIEPLQRDLFNPFTQRNLMPSPPGTHDTFAVKSQWAPTEHIVAPPSPASTADSWAEMVPPQNSFRTAQDISHLSAADLIKLIAPDPEHITRKRPLQQPCGRKRKASVMSADLDDQREKHRVAEGNRRKNLSNLHKRLDNRLHDFFLQRAGWNPSKGTAESKEHIVSGAIDLIDFMQIVIVQLICQEKKVPEHLQEKIQPQLRCMQLQRLVSGLQQQNHAAQQQADALKQENQALEERNRTLEERSRALEYQLRTREHMYRSPKIEKPSPQQVALLPDSKPKTMLPGLRVFCDEIATTSPESSRFDAMSTGTSQSFGHTYLSQTPPTTGPSTPVFHHATYSVANSRPPSLIQSP; this is encoded by the exons ATGGCTTCAATCACAGATGACGCTTCTCAACGCTGCCACCTCCC TGGCGTGCGGACGATTTCTTCTACATCAAGCCCGGCAGATATGACCGAAGACCGGCGTCTCCCTCCACTACCCCGTATTGAACCTTTACAAAGAGACCTATTCAATCCATTCACTCAAAGGAACCTCATGCCCAGCCCACCGGGGACACATGATACCTTCGCTGTTAAATCGCAATGGGCACCGACAGAGCATATCGTggcacctccatctccagcgaGCACTGCCGACTCTTGGGCGGAAATGGTACCACCGCAGAATTCGTTCAGAACAGCTCAAGATATTTCGCATCTTTCTGCAGCCGATCTCATCAAACTGATAgccccagacccagaacACATCACTCGCAAGCGACCACTGCAGCAGCCCTGCGGCAGAAAGCGCAAGGCAAGTGTGATGtctgcggatttggatgatCAAAGGGAAAAGCATCGTGTTGCTGAAGGAAACCGACGAAAGAACCTAAGCAACCTACACAAGCGGCTAGACAACAGGCTCCACGACTTCTTTCTCCAAAGGGCTGGATGGAACCCATCAAAGGGCACGGCTGAGTCCAAGGAGCACATTGTCTCTGGCGCTATTGACCTAATCGATTTCATGCAGATCGTCATCGTCCAGTTAATCTGCCAGGAGAAAAAGGTGCCCGAACATCTACAAGAGAAGATTCAACCACAACTTCGTTGCATGCAACTCCAGCGCTTGGTTTCtggccttcagcagcagaaccaCGCGGCACAACAGCAAGCCGATGCATTGAAGCAGGAAAACCAGGCTTTAGAAGAGCGAAACAGAACCCTGGAAGAGCGCAGCCGAGCCCTTGAGTACCAGCTCAGGACCCGTGAGCACATGTACCGCTCTCCAAAGATCGAGAAACCGAGCCCCCAGCAAGTTGCCTTGCTGCCGGACAGCAAACCGAAAACCATGCTCCCGGGCCTGCGTGTGTTCTGTGATGAGATTGCTACGACCAGCCCAGAATCTTCCCGGTTTGATGCCATGTCCACTGGAACATCCCAGTCTTTTGGTCACACATACCTTAGCCAAACACCGCCAACGACAGGCCCGTCTACTCCTGTCTTCCACCACGCCACCTACTCGGTGGCCAATTCACGACCTCCATCTCTCATACAATCACCATAA
- a CDS encoding ANP1/MMN9/VAN1 family protein (CAZy:GT62;~COG:S;~EggNog:ENOG410PJK0;~InterPro:IPR029044;~PFAM:PF03452;~TransMembrane:1 (o20-46i)) — protein sequence MLLPKGGVTWKSARARLPPWRAILVLVTRTRFLISLAITGLIVLLWRGISSSASEMQNFYCYGPPKAPMDMSLNEITEWTSHAQTPVLFNYHEPYEVNSSSINTVDLNPIKSTTHAVQNSERILILTPLRDAAFHLNRYFDLLYKLTYPHELIDLAFLVGDSKDETLAVLTSELQRIQDQEKIAFRSATVIQKDFGTAFEMSVEDRHSFAAQGPRRKAIGRARNYLLYSALKPDHSWVYWRDVDIVDSPESILEDFIAHDKDILVPNIWFHRYRDGVDIEGRFDYNSWIDSDKARRLRTTLDPDTVLAEGYKEYDTGRQYLVGMGDWRNNKDEEVELDGIGGVNIVVKADVHRSGINFPAYAFENQAETEGFAKMAKRAGYQVIGLPNYVVWHIDTDEKPGNLGERKAY from the exons ATGCTACTTCCGAAGGGTGGTGTAACGTGGAAGTCGGCCAGAGCTAGGCTGCCTCCATGGCGGGCTATCCTAGTTCTAGTGACGAGAACGCGATTTTTAATATCCTTGGCTATCACTGGCTTGATTGTTTTATTATGGCGCGGAATCAGCAGTTCCGCTTCTGAAATGCAAAA TTTCTATTGCTACGGACCTCCAAAAGCGCCAATGGATATGAGTCTTAATGAAATTACTGAATGGACCTCCCACGCCCAGACTCCCGTCCTCTTCAACTACCACGAACCTTATGAAGTGAATTCCAGCTCGATCAACACTGTTGATCTCAACCCAATCAAGTCTACGACCCATGCCGTTCAAAATTCTGAGCGTATCCTGATCCTCACACCGCTGAGAGATGCCGCGTTTCATCTCAACAGATATTTCGACCTCCTTTATAAATTGACATACCCACACGAGCTGATTGACCTGGCCTTCCTTGTCGGCGATTCCAAGGATGAGACGCTCGCAGTGCTCACCTCCGAACTGCAGCGCATTCAGGATCAGGAAAAGATCGCTTTCCGCAGCGCCACAGTCATCCAGAAGGACTTCGGCACTGCCTTTGAAATGTCCGTTGAGGATCGACACTCATTCGCTGCACAGGGACCTCGACGGAAGGCTATTGGTCGAGCTCGCAACTACCTACTTTACTCCGCCCTAAAACCAGACCACTCTTGGGTGTACTGGCGAGACGTTGATATTGTGGACAGTCCGGAGAGCATTCTGGAGGATTTCATTGCGCACGACAAGGATATTCTCGTTCCAA ACATTTGGTTCCATCGCTACAgagatggcgttgatatCGAGGGTCGCT TTGACTACAATTCTTGGATTGACTCCGACAAGGCACGTAGACTTCGCACGACGTTGGACCCTGACACGGTTTTGGCGGAAGGTTACAAGGAATACGACACCGGCCGTCAATATCTCGTTGGAATGGGCGACTGGAGGAACAacaaggatgaagaagttgagcTCGACGGTATTGGTGGCGTCAATATTGTCGTCAAGGCTGATGTTCATCGCTCAG GGATCAATTTCCCCGCATACGCTTTTGAGAACCAGGCCGAAACCGAAGGATTTGCGAAGATGGCCAAGCGTGCTGGATACCAGGTCATCGGTCTGCCAAATTACGTTGTCTGGCACATTGATACCGATGAGAAGCCGGGCAATCTCGGAGAGCGCAAGGCATACTAG
- a CDS encoding uncharacterized protein (COG:S;~EggNog:ENOG410PSN8;~InterPro:IPR011008,IPR005545;~PFAM:PF03795) — protein MLTQSSRLIKSTTIRRLGFSPVQSQIQPRASFHSSRNYLFNRTAIMAKEFLCILPDKPGVHAKRMEVRSQHLENIKPLVDAGKVVVGGAMLNTHPSEGETPSFKGSMLIYTVEKEEEAWELIRNDIYVKSGVWDVDAAQVIPFKSAVRIAA, from the exons ATGCTCACTCAATCGTCCCGCCTCATAAAATCAACAACAATACGGAGACTGGGATTTTCTCCTGTACAATCTCAAATACAGCCAAGAGCCTCGTTTCATTCTTCCCGCAATTACCTCTTTAACAGGACCGCGATAATGGCCAAGGAGTTCCTCTGCATCCTCCCTGATAAACCTGGCGTCCAcgcgaagaggatggaggtCAGGTC ACAACACCTGGAGAACATTAAGCCCCTTGTTGACGCGGGGAAGGTAGTGGTCGGCG GCGCAATGCTCAACACCCATCCATCCGAAGGCGAGACGCCCTCATTCAAGGGAAGCATGCTCATCTACACcgttgagaaggaagaagaagcgtgGGAGCTCATCCGGAATGACATCTATGTGAAGTCCGGCGTttgggatgtggatgctGCGCAGGTTATCCCG TTCAAGTCTGCGGTTAGGATTGCGGCGTAG
- a CDS encoding acyl--CoA ligase (COG:I;~EggNog:ENOG410PIHV;~InterPro:IPR000873,IPR020845,IPR042099,IPR025110;~PFAM:PF00501,PF13193) has translation MLPWVLAGFNPSSIYSSSISCDHNYSAPYKMATLARSFSPDAASVAVIVPQNPPLTITYQQLHSHISDFQTKLAKLGVGHGAAVNLALVNSYEFIVGFLAASWQRAIAAPLNPAYKQDEFEFYIDDLSSTLVLIPRGAYAQDGPAVRAGRKYQAAIAECYWNGTEVVLDVKEEGKLAGQGNAGVQNAQPDDVALVLHTSGTTGRPKAVPLSHKNLTTTMRNIQATYKLTPEDRTYLVMPLFHVHGLLAAFLAPLASGGSVIVPPKFSAHEFWSDFTKYKANWYSAVPTIHQILLKSPLPTPIPHIRFIRSCSSPLSPKTFQDLEKTFNAPVLEAYAMTEAAHQMTSSPLPPAKRQPGSVGIGQGVEIRILDQAGKEVPQGSEAEICVRGENVTKGYLNNPAANESSFTKDGFFRTGDQGKKDPDGYVIITGRIKELINKGGEKISPIELDNTLLSNPKVGEAVCFAIPDEGHYGEDIGAAVVLKSGQSATEDELKSWVQTRLAKFKTPKQVWIVPQIPKTATGKIQRRKVAETMLTPKAKL, from the exons ATGTTGCCTTGGGTCCTGGCCGGATTCAATCCTTCCTCAATCTATTCTTCATCAATCAGCTGTGACCACAACTACTCTGCTCCGTACAAAATGGCTACATTGGCTCGATCTTTCTCTCCTGACGCCGCTAGCGTTGCTGTCATTGTTCCCCAGAATCCACCTTTAACGATAACTTACCAACAGCTGCATTCGCATATCTCCGATTTCCAGACTAAGCTGGCTAAATTAGGGGTTGGGCATGGAGCAGCAGTGAACCTGGCCCTTGTGAATTCGTATGAATTTATCGTCGGATTTCTGGCAGCATCCTGGCAACGAGCAATCGCAGCACCCCTGAACCCTGCCTACAAGCAGGATGAGTTTGAGTTCTATATAGATGATCTCAGCTCGACCTTGGTTCTTATTCCCAGAGGAGCATATGCCCAAGATGGCCCCGCAGTTCGAGCGGGCAGAAAGTACCAAGCCGCTATTGCTGAGTGCTACTGGAACGGAACTGAGGTTGTCCTTGAcgtgaaggaggagggaaaaCTGGCAGGTCAAGGGAACGCTGGGGTTCAGAACGCCCAGCCCGACGATGTCGCACTTGTTTTACATACGAGCGGAACTACTGGCAGGCCCAAAGCT GTCCCGCTCAGCCACAAGAATCTAACGACAACCATGA GAAACATTCAGGCAACGTACAAGCTCACTCCGGAAGATCGAACATATCTAGTCATGCCCTTATTCCATGTCCACGGCCTCTTAGCAGCCTTCTTGGCTCCTCTTGCCTCTGGAGGCTCGGTGATTGTACCGCCCAAGTTCTCTGCCCATGAATTCTGGTCCGACTTCACCAAATACAAGGCCAATTGGTATTCTGCTGTGCCCACTATTCACCAAATCCTGCTCAAATCACCGCTGCCGACCCCTATCCCTCACATCCGCTTCATCCGctcctgttcttctcctctctCGCCGAAAACATTCCAAGATCTCGAGAAGACCTTCAACGCTCCGGTGCTTGAGGCATACGCCATGACGGAGGCAGCCCACCAGATGACAAGCAGCCCCCTACCCCCGGCAAAGCGGCAGCCCGGTAGCGTTGGAATCGGTCAGGGCGTCGAAATCAGGATTCTCGACCAGGCCGGAAAAGAAGTCCCCCAGGGTTCCGAGGCGGAAATTTGCGTTCGAGGAGAGAATGTCACAAAGGGATACCTTAATAACCCAGCCGCCAACGAATCCTCGTTCACTAAGGATGGGTTTTTCCGCACAGGTGACCAGGGAAAGAAAGACCCCGATGGCTATGTAATCATCACCGGTCGTATCAAGGAACTCATCAACAAGGGCGGAGAAAAAATCAGTCCAATCGAGTTAGACAACACTCTCCTGAGTAACCCTAAAGTTGGCGAAGCGGTCTGCTTTGCCATCCCCGACGAAGGTCACTACGGCGAAGACATCGGAGCAGCGGTGGTCCTGAAGAGTGGCCAGAGTGCCACGGAAGATGAATTGAAGTCATGGGTCCAGACGCGACTAGCGAAATTCAAGACCCCGAAACAG GTTTGGATTGTACCTCAGATTCCCAAGACGGCAACGGGCAAGATCCAGCGACGCAAAGTCGCAGAGACGATGCTGACGCCTAAGGCTAAGTTGTAA